The following coding sequences are from one Hymenobacter sp. DG25A window:
- the pbpC gene encoding penicillin-binding protein 1C, translated as MLYLARVNYRAFLAFLSSALWRWRRYGLGLLLVVGTGFLLDRLFPVPPPPQYSPIVLAADGSVLHAYLNPTQKWRMKTELREITPALRKAIIEKEDRWFYWHVGVNPVALVQAAGRNVFGTGRTTGASTITMQVARLLEPKERTFRNKLLEMLRATQLELHYSKAEILQLYLNLVPYGGNVEGVKSAALLYFQQPPDYLSLAQTVTLAIIPNRPRGLILGKNNAAVLQERNRWLRRFAKAGLFPKQDVEDALLEPLDVQRHAAPALAPHFSRRLVRQFPQQAIIRSALSSSKQSKAEDLTRNYVRRLYERGITQASVLVINNRTRQVEAYVGSADFRDFANQGQNDGVQAVRSPGSTLKPFLYALAMDRGLVTPKRMLPDVPTNFQGYRPENFDKHCNGEVTLERALAYSLNIPAVRVLHELGVPAFTDKLRQAGFQNITRNAPRLGLSSILGGCGASLEELTNLYVTLANGGRYAGLRLTSAPAAASSRLFTEASAFLTTDILAQLTRPDLPLGAASSLRLPKVAWKTGTSYGRRDAWSIGYNKQYTIGVWVGNFSGQGSPALTGADVATPLLFDLFNAVAYNSPNDWFVPPAALDFRLVCAESGLVPGENCPNQLIDYFLPGVSSGQRCQHQREVLLSADGQFTYCRACAPAAGFRREWYPNLLPEIAAYKEAQGIPYRRLPAHNPQCQLVQEGPERAPSITSPAANTEYVLNSHEKQQLLLSCTTDNEVRQVYWYVNDQFLRAAAATERVFFHPPSGPVKISCADDHGRNTDVLVTVTQL; from the coding sequence TCCCCTATCGTGCTGGCAGCCGATGGCTCGGTGCTGCATGCATACCTGAACCCCACCCAAAAGTGGCGGATGAAAACCGAGCTGCGCGAAATCACCCCCGCACTGCGCAAGGCTATTATAGAAAAAGAGGACCGGTGGTTTTACTGGCACGTAGGCGTGAACCCCGTAGCGCTGGTGCAGGCAGCCGGGCGCAACGTGTTTGGCACGGGCCGCACCACCGGGGCCAGCACCATTACTATGCAGGTGGCGCGGCTGCTGGAGCCTAAGGAGCGCACCTTCCGTAATAAGCTGCTGGAAATGCTGCGCGCCACCCAGTTGGAACTGCACTACAGCAAGGCCGAGATTCTGCAGCTTTACCTGAATCTGGTGCCTTATGGCGGCAATGTGGAAGGCGTTAAATCAGCAGCATTACTCTACTTCCAGCAGCCGCCTGATTACCTCTCCCTGGCCCAGACCGTCACGCTGGCCATTATCCCCAACCGTCCGCGCGGCCTGATTTTAGGCAAAAACAACGCGGCGGTGCTGCAGGAGCGCAACCGCTGGCTCAGGCGCTTTGCCAAAGCCGGGTTATTTCCGAAACAGGATGTGGAAGATGCCCTGCTGGAGCCGCTGGACGTGCAGCGCCATGCCGCCCCGGCGCTGGCGCCGCACTTTTCGCGCCGGCTGGTGCGGCAGTTTCCTCAGCAGGCCATTATCCGGTCGGCGCTTAGTAGCAGCAAGCAAAGCAAGGCCGAAGACCTCACGCGTAACTACGTGCGCCGCCTCTATGAGCGGGGCATTACTCAGGCCTCGGTGCTGGTCATCAACAACCGCACGCGGCAGGTAGAGGCCTACGTGGGCTCCGCCGATTTCCGGGACTTCGCCAACCAGGGTCAGAATGATGGCGTGCAGGCGGTTCGCTCGCCGGGCAGCACGCTGAAGCCGTTTTTGTATGCGCTGGCTATGGACCGCGGCCTGGTGACGCCCAAACGCATGCTGCCCGATGTACCCACCAACTTCCAGGGCTACCGGCCCGAGAACTTCGACAAGCACTGCAATGGCGAAGTAACGCTGGAGCGGGCCCTGGCCTATTCCCTCAACATCCCGGCCGTGCGCGTGCTCCACGAGCTGGGGGTGCCCGCCTTCACGGATAAGCTCCGGCAGGCGGGTTTTCAGAATATCACCCGCAATGCCCCGCGTTTGGGCCTGAGTAGTATTCTGGGGGGCTGCGGTGCTAGTCTGGAAGAGTTGACCAACCTGTATGTAACGCTGGCCAACGGGGGCCGCTACGCCGGCCTGCGGCTGACCTCCGCCCCTGCCGCCGCCTCCAGCCGGCTGTTTACGGAGGCATCGGCCTTTCTTACTACCGATATTCTGGCCCAGCTTACCCGCCCCGATCTGCCGCTGGGCGCGGCCAGCAGCCTGCGTCTGCCCAAAGTAGCCTGGAAAACCGGCACCAGCTACGGCCGCCGCGACGCCTGGAGCATCGGCTACAACAAACAATACACTATTGGTGTGTGGGTGGGCAATTTCAGCGGCCAGGGCAGCCCCGCCCTCACCGGCGCCGATGTGGCCACGCCCCTGCTCTTTGATCTGTTTAATGCCGTAGCCTATAATTCGCCCAACGATTGGTTTGTGCCGCCCGCCGCGCTGGATTTTCGGTTGGTGTGTGCCGAGTCGGGCCTGGTACCGGGGGAGAACTGCCCCAACCAGCTGATTGATTATTTCCTGCCCGGCGTATCGTCGGGGCAGCGCTGCCAGCACCAGCGGGAAGTGCTGCTTTCTGCCGATGGCCAATTCACGTATTGCCGGGCCTGCGCGCCGGCTGCCGGGTTCCGGCGGGAGTGGTACCCCAATCTGCTGCCCGAAATAGCCGCTTACAAAGAAGCCCAGGGCATTCCGTACCGCCGGTTGCCGGCGCACAACCCGCAATGCCAGCTGGTACAGGAGGGCCCGGAGCGGGCCCCCAGCATCACCTCGCCCGCCGCCAATACGGAATACGTACTCAATAGCCACGAAAAGCAGCAGCTCCTGCTCAGCTGCACCACCGATAATGAGGTGCGGCAGGTGTATTGGTACGTGAACGACCAGTTTCTGCGAGCGGCGGCCGCCACGGAAAGGGTGTTCTTCCATCCCCCATCCGGCCCGGTAAAAATTTCCTGCGCCGACGACCACGGCCGCAATACCGATGTATTGGTAACCGTGACGCAGCTCTGA